One region of Ailuropoda melanoleuca isolate Jingjing chromosome 19, ASM200744v2, whole genome shotgun sequence genomic DNA includes:
- the MRAP2 gene encoding melanocortin-2 receptor accessory protein 2 isoform X2, translated as MNSFVSDFGRPLEPDKVFSRQGNEESRSVFHCYINEVEHLDRAKACQQTTVLDSTVQLQEAIRSNGRPEEELNRLMKFDIPNFVNTDQDSFGEVDLLISEPPVVLENKPVSQTSHKDLD; from the coding sequence ATGAATAGCTTTGTGTCAGACTTTGGAAGACCACTGGAGCCAGATAAGGTGTTTTCTCGACAGGGCAATGAAGAATCTAGGTCTGTCTTTCATTGCTACATTAATGAAGTGGAACACTTGGATAGGGCTAAAGCGTGTCAGCAGACCACAGTCCTTGACAGCACTGTTCAACTCCAGGAAGCCATTAGAAGCAATGGGCGGCCAGAGGAGGAGCTGAACAGGCTCATGAAGTTTGACATCCCCAACTTTGTGAACACAGACCAGGACTCCTTTGGGGAGGTTGATCTTCTGATTTCAGAACCACCTGTTGTTCTAGAAAATAAGCCAGTTTCCCAGACCTCACACAAAGACCTGGATTGA